A single Anopheles maculipalpis chromosome 3RL, idAnoMacuDA_375_x, whole genome shotgun sequence DNA region contains:
- the LOC126560630 gene encoding 30 kDa salivary gland allergen Aed a 3-like — protein sequence MKSLLLLASVLCLALIVSARPSGETTDQESSTELSEGTSDDYSQEEDTSETDATAGTDESESEDGTGELESSSGEDHADDAEGAEEHEDGSEDTAGEEGDAGEEGEAGEAGEDGEAGEAGEAGEEGKAGEDGEAGDDGEAGEESGSEGGEESPINTYRQVHTLLENIMKVGTKDSYLKSYILARLQERLMNPTIDLVGTISKYSKIKECFSSLANDVSTLVKDSEKSYEECNKDKNNANCGTEGTRGLDDGLVERQRQLSDCIVEKRDSA from the exons ATGAAGTCTCTGCTTCTATTAGCCAGCGTGCTTTGCCTTGCGCTGATCGTATCCGCACGCCCGTCCGGTGAGACTACGGATCAAGAATCATCAACCGAGCTAAGCGAAG GCACCTCTGATGACTACTCTCAGGAAGAGGATACATCCGAAACCGATGCTACAGCTGGTACGGATGAAAGTGAATCCGAAGATGGCACCGGCGAGTTAGAATCTTCTTCGGGAGAAGATCATGCCGACGATGCTGAAGGCGCTGAAGAACACGAAGATGGTAGTGAAGATACTGCTGGAGAGGAAGGTGACGCAGGTGAAGAAGGTGAAGCAGGTGAAGCAGGTGAAGATGGTGAGGCAGGAGAAGCAGGGGAAGCTGGCGAGGAAGGTAAAGCTGGCGAAGATGGTGAAGCTGGCGATGATGGTGAAGCCGGTGAAGAAAGCGGATCGGAAG GTGGCGAAGAATCTCCCATAAATACTTACCGTCAGGTGCATACGCTGTTGGAAAATATCATGAAAGTTGGCACGAAGGACAGTTACTTGAAGTCCTACATTTTGGCCCGTCTACAGGAACGTCTCATGAACCCGACAATCGATCTAGTCGGCACTATCTCCAAATATTCCAAG ATTAAGGAATGCTTCAGCTCCCTGGCAAATGACGTAAGTACACTCGTGAAGGATTCCGAAAAATCTTACGAAGAGTGCAACAAGGACAAGAATAATGCTAACTGCGGCACTGAAGGTACGCGAGGGCTTGACGACGGTCTTGTCGAACGGCAACGCCAATTATCGGATTGTATCGTTGAAAAACGTGATTCGGCGTAA